The proteins below come from a single Desulfitobacterium metallireducens DSM 15288 genomic window:
- a CDS encoding branched-chain amino acid ABC transporter permease translates to MVSFQQFIQLIVNGISLGSIYALMALGYTMVYGIIQLINFAHGDILMIGAYIGWFTITKLHWSFIPSLLVSMVGSAILGVLIERIAYKPLRNSTRIAALITAIGVSFFLEYGGMLLFGPQVRTYPPVLPETIYNIGGISFKYGDVVMLVTSVILMVLLQVIVRYTKVGKAMRAVSLDQDAALLMGINVNNTISATFAIGSGLAAAAGVLFGVYFNQIDPLMGVMPGLKAFIAAVLGGIGLIPGAMAGGLILGLIETLVSGLGGSMWRDAAAFLILILVLIVKPAGIFGKNVREKV, encoded by the coding sequence ATGGTCAGTTTTCAGCAATTCATTCAGCTTATAGTGAACGGAATTTCCTTAGGAAGTATTTATGCATTAATGGCTTTGGGCTATACAATGGTTTATGGAATTATTCAATTAATCAACTTTGCACATGGCGATATTTTGATGATCGGGGCCTATATTGGTTGGTTTACAATTACTAAATTGCATTGGTCGTTTATTCCTTCGCTTTTAGTATCCATGGTGGGCTCTGCAATTCTCGGGGTTTTGATTGAACGCATTGCCTATAAACCTTTACGCAATTCCACAAGGATTGCTGCCCTTATTACGGCAATTGGCGTTTCATTTTTCCTTGAATATGGGGGAATGCTTCTATTCGGTCCCCAAGTAAGAACTTATCCTCCGGTTTTACCAGAGACAATTTATAATATTGGAGGAATTTCTTTTAAATACGGTGATGTTGTGATGCTTGTGACTTCGGTTATTCTCATGGTTCTTCTCCAGGTCATAGTGAGGTATACAAAAGTGGGTAAAGCAATGCGCGCTGTTTCCCTTGATCAGGATGCTGCTTTACTCATGGGGATAAACGTGAATAATACTATTTCCGCAACTTTTGCTATTGGCTCGGGGTTAGCCGCTGCAGCAGGTGTGCTTTTTGGTGTTTACTTTAACCAAATCGATCCACTAATGGGGGTTATGCCAGGCTTAAAGGCCTTCATTGCCGCAGTACTAGGCGGGATCGGGCTTATTCCAGGAGCTATGGCTGGAGGATTAATTTTAGGGTTGATAGAGACCTTAGTCTCGGGACTAGGGGGTTCAATGTGGCGGGATGCCGCAGCTTTCTTAATCTTAATTCTTGTGCTTATCGTTAAACCTGCGGGGATCTTTGGCAAAAATGTACGCGAGAAAGTGTAG
- a CDS encoding ABC transporter substrate-binding protein: protein MKKIFTMATVAVLSLSLLAGCGTSGGATGSGAGNGGEIKIGGLFEQTGGAAQYGTAGLNGAQLAIDQQNAKGGVLGKQIKLVTADNKSEPGESTAQATRLVTSEKVVGMLGPMTTKTLKAIIPIVTQNKVPLVTPSGTASDLTVANGKLNQWIFRACFIDDFQGNVGATFATEKLQAKKAAIIIDTNGDYAKGLAKAFEDTFTKAGGQIVAKENYVAGDKAFQPILGRIKAQNPDLIYVPGYYNEVGLIVKQARELGITVPMLGGDGWNGDETTKIAGANNMTNVYYSDHVAMDDPGLVEFAKQYQTKYNIAPTGFSALGYDAATMLIKGIEAAGSTDPDKVRTALESIKDLKGVSGNITVDPATHNPNKSAVMLQFKDGKWAFASRIDSK, encoded by the coding sequence ATGAAAAAGATCTTTACAATGGCAACAGTCGCAGTATTGAGTTTATCTTTGCTTGCGGGCTGTGGCACATCAGGCGGAGCAACGGGTAGCGGAGCAGGTAATGGTGGAGAAATTAAAATTGGAGGTCTCTTTGAGCAAACAGGTGGAGCGGCTCAGTATGGGACAGCTGGTTTAAATGGCGCACAACTTGCGATTGATCAACAAAATGCCAAAGGTGGCGTATTAGGCAAACAGATTAAACTGGTTACAGCAGATAATAAATCTGAGCCAGGTGAATCGACAGCTCAAGCAACACGCCTTGTAACTTCTGAAAAGGTTGTTGGAATGCTTGGACCGATGACAACCAAAACACTTAAAGCGATTATCCCTATTGTCACCCAAAATAAAGTACCGCTTGTTACTCCATCGGGTACAGCTTCAGACTTAACAGTTGCAAATGGAAAATTGAATCAATGGATCTTTAGAGCCTGCTTTATTGATGATTTCCAAGGAAATGTTGGTGCAACGTTTGCAACAGAAAAATTGCAAGCTAAGAAAGCTGCTATTATTATTGATACCAATGGAGATTATGCAAAAGGATTAGCTAAGGCTTTTGAAGATACCTTTACAAAAGCTGGCGGACAGATTGTAGCTAAAGAAAATTATGTTGCTGGGGATAAAGCGTTCCAACCAATTTTAGGACGCATTAAAGCTCAAAATCCTGATCTCATCTATGTTCCAGGGTATTATAATGAAGTGGGTTTGATCGTTAAGCAAGCCCGCGAATTGGGAATTACGGTACCTATGTTAGGTGGAGATGGTTGGAATGGAGACGAAACGACTAAGATTGCTGGAGCAAACAATATGACGAATGTCTACTATTCAGACCATGTTGCGATGGATGATCCTGGTCTTGTTGAATTTGCTAAGCAATATCAAACTAAGTATAATATTGCGCCTACTGGTTTTTCAGCTTTAGGATATGATGCTGCAACGATGCTGATTAAGGGCATTGAAGCTGCAGGAAGCACCGATCCTGATAAAGTTCGTACAGCTCTTGAAAGCATTAAAGACTTAAAAGGTGTTTCCGGGAACATCACTGTTGATCCTGCGACACACAATCCAAATAAGAGTGCTGTAATGTTACAATTTAAAGATGGCAAGTGGGCTTTTGCAAGCAGAATTGATTCAAAATAA
- the selB gene encoding selenocysteine-specific translation elongation factor, translating into MDDRHYLIGTAGHVDHGKTELIRALTGIETDRLKEEKQRGISIELGFASLDLPSGRKVGIIDVPGHERFIRQMLAGATGMDGVLLVIAADEGIMPQTREHLDILTLLGVSQGIVVINKIDLVDDEWLELLQEEVREGLKGTLFVNAPVYLVSSHTGSGISELKIGIDQLLSDAESKTATGPIRLPLDRVFSIQGFGTVVTGTLHNGIIRLGQELAIEPVHKLSKVRSLQVHNEKVESAFAGQRVAVNLAGVNVNEVEKGAEVITPGAYPVGNILDIKLKNLSSMDKSISQRQRVRFHIGTIEALGRIHLLEHEELLPGQEGYAQILLEEPVVATAEDRFVIRFYSPAFTIGGGKILGVSEYKRKRFKESDLAQLRVKDQGDPLVLLERVLQEPHTAQELQGSFHWGETEIQERLDQLEGSDRIEIWKDENNPLYWAKGAAEYWREQVDQIVLSNQKEFPLRGGISREELKGKLGVKWTQRRWQNILERGAEKGYYRVMGSRVGSNHDLKLPEALGHKVDCLKQRWKNAGLMPPELEEGAKECGINKGDSLEFASYLVEQGEWMSITGLYFNREAVVLAQKALIDLLEQNKEVAVGDVRELWGTSRKYTVPLLEYFDQHKVTKRLGDKRVLNR; encoded by the coding sequence ATGGATGATAGACATTATTTAATAGGAACTGCAGGGCATGTTGATCACGGTAAAACCGAACTTATTCGTGCATTGACAGGGATCGAAACGGATCGGCTTAAAGAAGAAAAGCAAAGAGGAATTTCTATTGAATTAGGATTTGCTTCTTTAGATCTCCCCAGCGGACGCAAAGTCGGAATTATTGACGTTCCCGGTCATGAGCGGTTTATCCGACAAATGTTAGCTGGAGCAACCGGAATGGATGGGGTTCTTCTTGTCATTGCTGCAGACGAGGGGATTATGCCTCAAACTCGTGAGCATCTGGATATTCTAACCTTACTAGGAGTATCTCAGGGAATTGTGGTCATTAATAAGATCGACCTAGTGGATGACGAATGGCTTGAGCTGCTTCAAGAGGAAGTCCGTGAGGGCTTAAAAGGGACATTATTTGTTAATGCTCCAGTCTATTTGGTTTCTTCTCATACAGGCTCAGGAATATCAGAATTAAAAATAGGCATAGATCAATTGCTAAGCGATGCAGAGAGTAAAACCGCTACTGGACCTATCCGCTTACCCCTTGATCGTGTTTTTAGTATTCAAGGTTTTGGAACTGTTGTGACGGGGACTCTCCATAACGGAATAATACGTTTAGGGCAAGAATTGGCTATAGAGCCGGTTCATAAATTAAGCAAGGTCAGGTCCCTTCAAGTTCATAATGAAAAGGTTGAAAGCGCCTTCGCAGGCCAAAGGGTAGCCGTAAATCTTGCAGGTGTTAATGTTAATGAAGTTGAAAAAGGGGCAGAGGTAATAACACCTGGGGCGTATCCTGTCGGGAATATTTTGGATATAAAGCTTAAAAATTTATCCTCTATGGATAAATCGATCAGCCAACGACAAAGGGTACGTTTTCATATCGGAACAATTGAAGCACTTGGAAGAATACATCTTTTGGAGCATGAAGAACTTCTTCCCGGTCAGGAGGGTTATGCCCAAATTCTTCTCGAAGAGCCAGTCGTAGCAACAGCGGAGGATCGTTTTGTAATTCGATTTTATTCACCTGCTTTTACAATCGGTGGTGGTAAAATCCTGGGAGTTTCAGAATATAAAAGAAAGCGTTTTAAAGAAAGTGATTTAGCGCAACTGAGAGTAAAAGATCAGGGGGACCCCTTGGTCCTACTTGAACGGGTATTGCAAGAACCACACACTGCTCAAGAACTTCAGGGTTCTTTTCATTGGGGAGAAACAGAGATTCAAGAGAGATTGGATCAATTAGAAGGCTCAGATCGCATTGAAATCTGGAAGGACGAAAACAATCCGTTATATTGGGCAAAGGGAGCTGCAGAATACTGGCGTGAACAAGTGGATCAGATTGTCTTATCCAACCAAAAAGAATTCCCTCTACGAGGGGGAATTAGCCGTGAGGAATTAAAGGGCAAACTTGGGGTTAAATGGACTCAACGACGCTGGCAGAACATTTTGGAACGGGGTGCTGAAAAAGGCTACTACCGCGTAATGGGAAGCAGGGTGGGCTCTAATCATGACCTTAAACTACCTGAAGCATTAGGCCATAAGGTGGATTGCTTAAAGCAGCGATGGAAGAATGCAGGACTGATGCCTCCAGAACTAGAAGAAGGGGCAAAAGAATGTGGAATTAATAAAGGGGATAGTTTAGAATTTGCGAGTTACTTGGTGGAACAAGGAGAGTGGATGTCGATCACAGGATTGTATTTTAATCGTGAGGCTGTAGTTCTTGCCCAAAAAGCGTTAATTGATTTGCTAGAACAGAATAAGGAAGTCGCAGTCGGTGACGTAAGAGAACTCTGGGGAACTTCACGAAAATATACTGTTCCGCTTCTTGAATACTTTGATCAACATAAGGTGACGAAACGGTTAGGAGATAAACGAGTTCTTAACCGCTAA
- a CDS encoding tetratricopeptide repeat protein, which produces MNQEYEKGLQFYLSGQYREAERAFLESIHTDPNHALSYNKLGLVYIKMGSYTKAKTYFNEALVHNPRLVHSWNNLGNLARHENKLEEAREFYSKALELEPNNPIPKRNLIQVEKQLKINPVRFFRKFWKK; this is translated from the coding sequence ATGAATCAAGAATATGAAAAGGGGTTGCAATTTTATCTGTCTGGACAGTATCGTGAAGCAGAACGGGCTTTTTTAGAATCAATTCATACAGATCCAAACCATGCTTTGAGTTATAATAAACTGGGCTTGGTTTATATAAAGATGGGAAGTTATACGAAAGCTAAAACATACTTTAATGAGGCATTAGTACATAATCCAAGGCTAGTTCATTCGTGGAATAATCTGGGTAATTTGGCCCGCCATGAAAACAAGCTTGAAGAAGCTAGAGAATTCTATAGTAAAGCTTTGGAGCTTGAACCGAATAATCCGATTCCTAAGCGAAATTTAATTCAAGTTGAAAAACAGTTAAAAATAAACCCAGTACGTTTCTTCCGCAAGTTTTGGAAAAAATAA
- a CDS encoding YkvI family membrane protein has protein sequence MNWKIAFQVAATYVGAVMGAGFASGQEIQQFFANFGYWGILGIVLSACLFAALGWIMIDLQERWRVSTYSDFFKMLLGVKWGPRFDILVSILLLVGMIAMMSGAGALFNQYFGLRAWIGIFLTAIVIFLALWFKGEGVLWINSVLIPLKFLFCLGIAFLAISFGVQGDGEGVVNSVNPLIQNWAFSAILYVSFNLTLALVVFASLGKEIQKPGAKLGALLGGVALGLFAGVIGGALLRFPEVKALEIPMVAVAGKLGEWPAFFYVVVLWLAMITAAIGNAFSLVTRIMDIGKIDYRIAILFLLLLASPLAGVKFSLIVKLVYPIFGYMGLVFLPLIFWRWYKR, from the coding sequence ATGAATTGGAAAATAGCATTTCAGGTAGCTGCAACCTATGTGGGAGCAGTCATGGGAGCTGGCTTCGCTTCAGGCCAAGAAATTCAGCAGTTCTTTGCAAATTTTGGATATTGGGGAATATTGGGAATAGTTTTAAGCGCATGTCTCTTTGCAGCATTAGGTTGGATTATGATTGATCTTCAGGAAAGGTGGCGAGTGTCTACATACTCTGATTTTTTCAAAATGCTACTTGGTGTAAAATGGGGACCGCGTTTTGATATACTCGTCAGCATCTTATTGCTTGTGGGCATGATAGCAATGATGTCTGGTGCAGGCGCTTTATTTAATCAATACTTTGGTTTACGTGCTTGGATAGGAATTTTTTTGACTGCAATTGTGATATTCTTAGCACTGTGGTTCAAAGGGGAAGGTGTACTTTGGATTAACAGTGTTCTTATTCCTCTTAAATTTCTTTTCTGTTTGGGAATTGCTTTTCTTGCTATTTCATTTGGAGTTCAAGGAGATGGTGAAGGGGTCGTCAATTCTGTTAATCCTTTAATTCAGAACTGGGCTTTTTCAGCAATACTTTATGTTTCCTTTAACTTGACATTAGCATTGGTTGTCTTTGCCTCCCTCGGAAAAGAAATACAAAAGCCAGGGGCAAAGTTAGGCGCCCTTCTTGGAGGGGTTGCTTTAGGATTATTCGCAGGGGTTATTGGTGGAGCGCTACTTCGGTTTCCGGAAGTTAAAGCCTTAGAAATTCCTATGGTTGCTGTCGCAGGAAAACTAGGAGAATGGCCAGCCTTTTTCTATGTTGTCGTTCTATGGTTGGCAATGATTACAGCAGCAATCGGTAATGCTTTTAGTTTAGTGACTCGAATTATGGATATCGGAAAAATTGATTATCGTATAGCTATTTTATTTTTGCTTCTTTTAGCCTCTCCTTTAGCCGGAGTTAAATTCTCTCTTATCGTGAAGCTGGTCTATCCCATTTTTGGTTATATGGGACTTGTCTTTTTGCCCCTCATATTTTGGAGATGGTACAAACGGTAA
- the yyaC gene encoding spore protease YyaC has product MSLLSVLTEQQKIKAHFDDKLATNHLVDKLTDLFSASHQRPPIILCIGTDRSTGDSLGPLTGTYLSRLGLPQLNVLGTLDHPVHATNLAENLAYIKCSYNNPYILAIDACLGKMDSVGHLTLTNGPLKPGAGVHKDLPSVGEAHLTGVVNVGGFMEYMVLQNTRLNLVWKMAETMSDVLSKAYIRSRI; this is encoded by the coding sequence ATGAGCCTTCTTTCAGTACTTACTGAACAGCAAAAAATCAAAGCTCATTTTGATGATAAATTAGCCACAAATCATCTCGTAGATAAGTTAACAGATCTCTTCTCTGCCTCTCATCAACGGCCTCCTATCATTTTATGTATTGGCACAGATCGTTCAACAGGAGATTCTCTAGGTCCATTAACAGGCACTTATCTTAGCCGACTAGGTCTCCCACAGTTAAATGTCCTAGGTACACTTGATCACCCTGTACATGCAACTAACCTCGCAGAAAACCTTGCGTATATTAAGTGTTCGTACAATAATCCCTATATTCTAGCTATCGATGCATGTCTAGGCAAAATGGATTCTGTCGGACATCTAACTTTAACTAATGGCCCATTAAAACCTGGAGCAGGCGTACATAAAGACCTCCCCTCAGTCGGGGAGGCCCATTTGACCGGAGTCGTCAATGTCGGTGGTTTTATGGAATATATGGTTCTTCAAAATACGCGTCTAAATTTAGTTTGGAAAATGGCAGAGACGATGAGTGACGTACTTTCTAAGGCTTATATCCGTTCTCGTATTTAA
- a CDS encoding DUF4446 family protein, with translation MDYISNVPIYGWIVLGVGILAVIPYFYIYSLRKQLKKFKEAHVALQSFMNGKTLDQLLERYIKEVENTEKQMENQNLRLIKVEEKLRKSVDRAELVRFNAFDNMGSDLSFALALLNQEGNGVVLSSINSREESRVYAKPVTEGQSTYHLSNEEKQALEKAQNTLHV, from the coding sequence ATGGATTATATAAGTAATGTTCCAATTTATGGGTGGATTGTTCTAGGCGTCGGCATACTTGCAGTTATTCCTTACTTCTATATATATTCCTTACGAAAACAATTGAAAAAATTTAAGGAAGCACATGTAGCATTACAATCATTTATGAATGGAAAAACACTAGATCAACTTCTGGAAAGATACATAAAAGAAGTTGAAAATACGGAAAAGCAAATGGAAAACCAGAATTTACGTCTTATCAAAGTAGAAGAGAAATTACGTAAATCCGTTGACCGCGCTGAATTAGTTCGCTTTAATGCATTTGATAATATGGGAAGTGATTTGAGTTTTGCCCTCGCCTTGCTTAATCAAGAGGGTAATGGAGTTGTACTTTCTTCAATTAATAGTCGTGAAGAGTCACGTGTGTATGCAAAACCGGTCACTGAGGGTCAATCAACCTATCATTTATCGAATGAGGAAAAACAAGCTCTTGAAAAAGCTCAAAATACATTGCACGTTTAA